A part of Haliotis asinina isolate JCU_RB_2024 chromosome 10, JCU_Hal_asi_v2, whole genome shotgun sequence genomic DNA contains:
- the LOC137297737 gene encoding uncharacterized protein translates to MLNPIIVDKYFETLGGIIDTLGLSQKSQLIWNIDETGVPLSHWTAKVFAETGIKNIPGCVRNDQDRVTVQACVNAIGNTIPPMAIVKGKPQRSLGAYNTKLGVPGTVYTYQERAWMEDQLGKRWFEDHFLKYCGSGGPQLIILDSHSPHETLGFLEKAQENNITVLTFLPHTTQWLCPLDKTVFSSFSREWSFGCSEYMSSSPNDIVCKWEWPRLFRAPYDKAFTASNIINGFRECGIFPFNPTATPRSAFAPSQPFDNTSTSNSKVASPETPKLPVLQLHLKL, encoded by the coding sequence ATGTTGAACCCCATCATAGTGGACAAGTATTTTGAAACGTTAGGTGGTATCATAGATACCCTGGGCTTAAGCCAGAAATCACAATTAATCTGGAACATAGATGAAACTGGGGTTCCTCTCAGTCACTGGACAGCAAAAGTTTTTGCTGAAACTGGCATCAAAAACATTCCTGGTTGTGTCAGAAATGACCAAGACCGGGTTACGGTGCAGGCCTGTGTTAATGCCATCGGGAACACCATACCACCAATGGCCATAGTTAAAGGCAAACCCCAAAGAAGTTTGGGTGCCTATAACACAAAACTTGGTGTTCCAGGTACTGTGTATACATACCAGGAGAGAGCATGGATGGAAGATCAGCTGGGGAAGAGATGGTTTGAAGACCATTTTCTCAAGTACTGCGGCTCAGGGGGACCCCAGCTGATCATCCTTGACAGCCATTCACCTCACGAGACGCTGGGTTTTCTGGAGAAGGCACAGGAGAATAATATTACAGTTCTCACATTCCTTCCGCACACAACCCAGTGGCTCTGTCCGCTAGATAAAACTGTATTTAGTTCCTTTAGTAGGGAATGGAGCTTTGGGTGTTCGGAGTATATGAGCAGCAGCCCAAACGACATCGTTTGTAAGTGGGAGTGGCCGAGGTTATTCAGAGCTCCTTATGACAAAGCATTCACCGCCAGCAACATCATCAATGGCTTCAGGGAATGCGGGATATTTCCCTTCAATCCCACAGCCACCCCCAGATCAGCCTTTGCACCATCTCAACCATTTGATAACACTTCTACATCAAACTCCAAAGTAGCCAGCCCTGAAACCCCAAAGCTCCCAGTGTTGCAGTTGCACTTAAAGTTGTAG